In candidate division WOR-3 bacterium, the DNA window TTTATTGATGGTATGTTTTTTAAGACTTCAAGTGCAGTTCCTGATTTATAAACAGGTTCTTCACTTAAATTAATAACTTTTTTATCAATTTCAAATTTAACTGGAAGGGGACTTTTTGTCACTTCAACAGCTTCAGTTTCAAAAAAAGCAGGTTCAAGTTCAATTTTACCAAGTTCTATAAGAGTATCCCCTGGTTTTATATTTATACTTGATAAAACTTTTAGTTTATATCCAACAAAATCTACTTTTAAAGAATATTTTCCAGGGGGAATTTCCTTTAAAAGGAAAAATCCTTTATCATCAGCAAGAGTCCCCTTTAAAACTTTATCTTCTCCCTCTCTATGAAGAGTACAGGTAGCATAGGGAAGAGATTCTTTAGTCCTTCCATCAATAACAAAACCTTTTATTTTAGCATTTCCCTTAAAAACCGGGAAGAATTTTTGAACTTTTTCCTCTGCATAAATAAATTCTGAAATAAAAAAAATCAAAAGAAAAATTTTGTTTTTTCTCATATTAATTAGACGAAAAAAAAATCAAAAAAGTTCTTATTTTAAAAACAAATTCTAAGAGAGCAATTTTTTACAAAAAAGCATTCAAACTTTTAAGTTTTCCACATAATTTTCCACAAATCCTTGACAATTTCATAACATTATCTTATAATCTTTGGTGTCAAAAAGTGGGAAAAAGTGGGAAGAAATAACCGAATTAATCCGGTTGATGAAAAAGGGAGAGTTTCCTTCCCACATGATTTGCGTAAGGTGCTCTCCCCTGATGGAAATGGAAAAATAATTTTAACAAGAGGACCTGAGAAATGTATATGGGTCTTTTCGGAAAGGGAATGGAAAAATTTTGAAAATGCCTTCAGGGAAAAAGGTGTAGGAGATTTTAAAAACAGAAGCCTTATGAGGCTTTTACTTGGTGATGCAGTTGAAACAGAATTTGATAACCATGGAAGAATCCTTATACCAGGGCATCTTGCTGAATACGCTGGAATAAAAAGGGAATGCAGATTTGTAAGAATGTTCGCATGGATTGAAATATGGGATCCTGCAAGATATGAAGAAACCATTGAAAAAGTAAAGGAGGAAATAGACTATGATCAATACTTCGGTAATTTCAAATTCTGAAATAAAAATACACCCTTCCTGTATGATAAAGGAAGTTATTGAAATTTTAAAACCAGAAAATAAAAAAATTATTGTTGATGCCACCTTTGGAACAGGAGGACATTCTATTCATATACTTAAAAAAACAAAAGGAAAACTCTTCGCCTTTGAAAAAGACCCCTTCCTCTATGAAAAGGGAAAAAAAACTTTTGAAAATTTCAAAAATTTCAAAATCTTTAATAACAGCTTCACAGAAATACCGGAAGTTTTAGGAAAAGAGGGAATCAATAAAATTGATGGAATAATATTTGATTTTGGTCTATCCTTCTACCATATATCTTCCTCAAACAGGGGATTTACCTTCAAAAGAAAGGAAATCCTTGATATGAGATATAATCCATACGAAAATGAAGAACTTTATAAAAAATTGAAAAAACTCACTCTTAAAGAAATTGAATTTATCCTTAAAGAATACGGTGAATTAAAAAATTATAAAAAAACTTCCCTTAACATTTATAAAGGAATAAAGGAAAAAGAAATAAAATACACTGATGAATTTAATGAAATAATTTTAAAAAATATAAAATACAATAAAGAAAAAATATTGCAAAAAGTATACCAGGCTTTTAGAATATGGATAAATAAAGAAATTGAAAACATTAAAAAAACTCTTTCCTTTTTACCTCAAATAATGGAATCAGGTGGAATAGCTGTATTTCTTACATATCACTCTCTTGAAGATAGAATAATAAAAAACTTTTTAAAAACTAATTCTTTTAAAGTTATTACTAAAAAACCAATTACACCTTCAGAAAAAGAAATAAAAGAAAAACCAAATTGCAATTCATGCAAACTAAGGGCAGGAGAAAGAATATGAAAAAAAAGATTAAAAGAAAAGCATTAATTTTAATATTATTCCTTTACCTTTTCCTTTTACTTTTCATAAGAGGTAAAGTTATAGAAAAATCTAAGGAAGTATATAAAAGGGAAAAAGAACTTCTTGAGCTTGAATATAGAGCAATTAATAACAAAATGGAATTTTTAAAAGCCTTATTCTTTGATTCAGAAAAGGAAAAATACTATGTTGAAAAATAAAGAAACTTTCAGGATTAAAATTTTTAAAAATATAATTTTAATCTCATTCTTTTTAATTTTTTATAAGGCTATAAACTTTCAGCTCTTACCCCAGGGAAGAATTTATGAAGAAGAAGGAGAAAAGGAATTTATAAGAATTAAAAAAATCAAAGCAAAAAGAGGTGATATTTATGATAGAAATCTTATACCACTTGCCATTTCAATAATAAAGGATGATGAATGGACAAGAAAATATCCCTTTGGCTTTATTACATCTAACTTAATTGGATTTGTTAATTCAGAAGATAGAGGGTTAGAAGGTATTGAATTTGAATTTGATAACATCCTTAAAGGAAAAGACGGAATGATTGAACTTTTTAGAACAGCAGACGGTAAATATAGCAAACTTCCTGAAAGCAAAATAATCTTACCTGAAAATGGAAAGGATATTATTTTAACAATTGACATAAGAATACAAAAAATCTGCTCAAAAATTCTTAAAGATTACGCCGAAAAGTACAATGCTAAAAAAGGTTGGGCTTGCGTTATAAATCCATCAAATGGTGAAATTCTTGCCTTATCCTCTTATCCTTTTTTCGACCCAGAAAATTATTATAAATTTAAGGAGGAAAGCTTCCGAAATAATAATATCCAGTACCTCTTTGAACCGGGGTCAGTCTTTAAACCACTTACAGCTATATATGCAATAAAAAATTCAAAAGTAAAACTAAATGAGTTATTTGACGTTTCCAAACCAATAATAATAAAAGATGTTATTATCAATGACCCAGAAATTGAAAAGAAGAAAAAAAATTACTTCACCCTTGAGGAAATAATTGTTAATTCTTCAAATATAGGGATTTCAAAAGTAGCAGAAAGATTAAAAATGGAGGAACTTATAAATTTTGCATATAGATGCGGTTTTGGGAACCCAACAGGTATTTTATTCCCAGGAGAAAGTAGTGGGTTGATTGAAAAAAAGAAAAAATTAACAAAGGTCGATTTATTAACTTTTTCCTTTGGCCAGGGATTACTTGTAAGTCCAATCCAGATTGCTCTCTTTTATTCTGCAATAGCAAATAACGGGTATTTGCTTCACCCTGTGCTTGTTAAGGGAATCAAGGATGAAAAAAACTTTAGAGAATTTAATAGCAAAATCATAACAAGAAAAATCTTTGATAAAGAGGAATGTTTGATAATAAAAAATTTTTTAAGAAAAGTTGTTGAAGAAGGTAGCGGTAAAAAAGCAAAAATTGAAGGTTTAAGTATTTGCGGCAAGACCGGAACTTCACAGAAGGTAATCAATGGAAAATATTCAAACGAACTTTCTGTAATGAGTTTTGTTGGTTTTTTTCCGGAAGAAAATCCAGAATATTTAATATATCTCGGTCTTGATGAACCACAGAATGTAAGGTTTTCCTCTGAAATTATACCAGAAATGTTCAAAAAAATTGTTGAAGAAATTTTACTTATAAAAGAAATAGCTCTATATGAACCTTAAAGATTTATTCAAAAATTTAAAGGGGGAGTTTATAAATTTCAAAAATGAAGAAGTAAAAGGTATATCAGAAAATTCAAAAGAAGTAGAAAAAAATTATGTGTTTATTACTTTAAAGGGAACAAAAACAAGCGGAAAAAATTTTATAAAAGAAGCAATAGAAAGGGGGGCAATTTGTATTGTAACAGATGAAAAAATAAATGAAATTAAAGTGCCTCAGTTCATTACAGAAGATGTTTATGGGACAATGCATAAGATTCTGCAAAGGTTTTATTCAAAGCCTAAATTTAAAATCATAGGTGTTACAGGAACAAATGGAAAATCAACAATAACCAATTACCTTTCTTTTGTTTTTGATAAACTCGGAATTAAAAATGGGGTAATAGGAACATTAAGTTCAAGAGTAAAAGATAAAATAATTTTCAAAGGTTACACAACACCTCCTGCAACTTATCTTTACAGAATTTTTAAGGAGATGGAGAAAGAAAAAATAGATTACCTTTTTATGGAAGTTACATCCCATGGTCTTGAGCAAAAGAGAATTTATGACATTACCTTAGAGGGACTTATATATACTGGAATAACAAGAGACCATCTTGATTTCCATAAAACAATGGAAAATTATTACCAAGCAAAGAAAAAGGCTTTTTATCTTTTAAGTAAAAATGCACCATCTCTTATCAATGTTGAAAATCCATACGGAAAAAGAATCTTTGAAGAAATTGATAATAAAAATAAAAAAAGTTATGGATTTTATCTTGAAGAATTAGATTACAGGATTTTTATCAAATACATATCTTCTCAAGGTATGGGATTGAAAATTGAGTATAATAAAAGAGAAATAGATTTTGAAACAAAACTTATAGGTAAATTTAATGCCTATAACATATGTGCTGTTTTTGCAATGCTTAAAGAACTCGGATTTAAAGAAGAAGATTTTTTAAAACCCTTAACTGAATTTGAAGGAATTGAAGGAAGGCTTGAAAAAATTTCTTCTAAAAAGGGATTCTATATATACATAGATTATGCCCATACCCCTGATGCTTTAAATGCATCTCTTGAAACATTAAAAAGTTTACATCCTAAAAAACTTATCACTATTTTTGGAGCAGGAGGCAACAGAGACAAGGAAAAAAGACCTATGATGGGAAGAATTGCTTCAGAGTATGCTGATATACTGATTCTTACCAATGATAATCCAAGATTTGAAGATCCGATCAAAATCATAGAGGATATTAAATCAGGAATTCCTGAGGGTGAACTTGATAAAGTAATAATTGAACCGGATAGAAGAAAAGCAATAAAAAAGGGGGTAGAACTTGCTGAAAAAGGTGATATTATTTTAATTGCAGGTAAAGGTCATGAGGACTACATGGAAATAAAGGGAGAAAAAATTCCCTTTAAAGACAAGGATGTTGTTATGGAAATACTTGAGGGAAATCATGAAAGAATTAGTTGAAAAAATTTTAAAAGATTTAAAATCTGTAAAAATTGACTCTCGGGAAATTAAAGAAGGTGATATATTTTTTGCTTTGAGAGGAGAGAAAACTCATGGTGCTTATTTTGTAGAGGATGCACTAAAAAGGGGAGCTAAACTTGCAATTTTACCAAAAGAATTTGAAAACAAATTCAAAAATGAGAAAATAATTTTTGTTGAAGATACCCTCAAATTTTTAATTGAACTTGCAAAAGAAAGAAGGAAAAATTTAAAGGGGAAAATTATTGCAATTACAGGAACTGTTGGAAAAACCACTTTAAAGTTCATGTTATCACACATAATGAATAAAAATAATAAGAAAAATTTTCCATCTCCAAAAAGCTATAACAACTTTATCGGTGCTTCCTTAACACTTTTAAATGCACCTCCTGAAACTGATTATATAATAATGGAAGCAGGGATAAATAAAGAAGGTGAAATGGAGGAACTTCGTGAAATTATAAAACCCGATTTAGGAATTTTAACAAAAATAGGGCCAGGACATCTTGAAGGACTTAAAAGTATTGAAAAAGTTGTAGAAGAAAAATCAAAACTTTTTGAAAAATTACCACCTGATGGTTTTTTAGTTGTTAATAAAAATTCACCTTACATTCATCTAATAAAAACAAAAGCAAACATAGTATATTATGAGGTTAAAGAAAAAAATTTAAAATGGGATGGTAAATATTTCATCTATAAAAATGATTTCAATTTCAGAATAAATGTTCCAAGTTTTGGTATGGTAGAAAATGCACTCTCGGCTTTAAAGACATCTTTTCTACTTAAACTCAACATAAGTGAAGATATATTTGATGATTTTAAATTCCCTGAACTCAGAATGCAGTTAATAAATTACAAGGATGCAATAATAATTCTTGATGCCTATAATGCAAATCCTCTTTCCATGGAAGATGCAATAAAAACTGGAACCTTTTTCAATAAAAAGGAAAAATTCCTTTTTATGGGAGATATGTTAGAACTTGGTGAATATTCAGAGTTTTATCACAGGGAAATAGCAAGAATTTTAAAAGCAAAAAATTATAATGCTGTTTTTACCTTAGGAGAATATTCAAGATTTACTTCAGAAGAAAGTGAAAAACTGGGTCTTTTTTCTTCACATTATACTGACAAAAATAAAATGAAAGAAAAATTAAAAGAGATCTTAGAGAGAAACGTTCTAATTGTAATAAAAGGTTCAAGAAAAATGGAAATGGAAAAAATTTTGGAGGGTGTAATAAATGTTCCTTGAATTTTTATATCCTCTTAAAAGTTTATGGACTCCCTTTAATTTATTTGGATATGTCACATTCAGAGCTCTCTATGCTGCTGTTACTTCCTTCTTACTGACTATTATTATAATGCCCTACTATTTAAAGCTTTCCAAAAAATTCAACTTAAGAGAAAAAATAAAGGAAGATGTTCCTGAACATCATAAAAAAAAGGAGGGGACACCCACATCAGGAGGATTAATAATTGTTATAAGTGTAATAATTTCCCTTTTGCTTTGGGCTGATCTTAAAAATCCCTTTATTTATGCTGCCCTTCTTCCCTTCTTGGGTTTTTCTTTTGTAGGATTTCTTGATGATATAAGAAAAACTAAAAACAGAAAGGGACTTAACCAGGTTCCTAAATTTTTATTACAAGTTATTGTTACCTTAATTTTTATTTCCTTTTATTTCTTTATTTACAGCCCTGAAATCAGGTTTAAAACACAGATGCTCTTTTTCAAAAATATACTTCTCTCCCTTGATTTTCTTTACCCCTTTTTAATATTTTTCATGTATCTTGGTACAATAAACTCAGTTAACTTAACCGACGGACTTGACGGTCTTGCAGCTGGTGTTGCAGCTCCTGTTATTTTTGCTTTCACAGTTTTTGCTTATGTGGGTGGGCACTTCAAAATAGCAAACTATTTAAATGTTCTCTTTATACCAAAATCCTGGGAAATATCTGTATTCGGCTCTGCTCTTCTCGGTTCAACAATTGGTTTTTTATGGTTCAATTCATACCCTGCTGAAATTTTTATGGGGGATACAGGCTCTCACGCAATTGGAGGAGGAATTGCATCAATGGCTGCTCTTATTAAACATGAGCTCCTTCTCCCAATTGCTGGATTTGTTTTTGTTATAGAAGCTTTAAGTGTTATGATACAGGTATTTTCTTATAGAAGATTCGGGAAAAGAGTATTTCTAATTGCACCTCTCCATCACCATTTTGAAAAAAAAGGATTTTCTGAACCAAAAATTGTGGTAAGATTCTGGATAACATCCTTAATTTTTTCTCTTATAGCAGTAAGCACTTTAAAAATCAGATGAAGAATGCAATCTGGGGATTCGGTTCTTCTGGAAAATCTGTTTTTTCCTTTATGTTAAAAGAAGGATTAAAACCTTTTGTAATAGATAAAAAATTTCAGAATGAGCATCTTTTACCTTTATTTGATAGAATTATATTATCACCGGGAATAGCTTTAAATCATCATCAATTCAGAAACTTGATAAAGAACAGTAAAACCATAATACCAGAACTCGAATTTGGTTTTAATTTAATAAATGGAAAAATAATTGCAATAACAGGAACAAATGGTAAAACCACAACAACACACCTTATTTATAATATCTTAAAAGAAAATCTAAAAAATAAAAGGGTTTTTCTTGGAGGTAATATAGGAAAACCACTTACTGACCTTTACTACAGAGAAGGTATTTTTGTTCTTGAAGTTTCAAGTTTTCAGCTTCAATTTATAAAAAGATTTAAACCTGATATCGCCTGTATTTTAAATATTTCAGAAGATCATCTTGATTCCCATAATTCCTTTGAAGAATATAGAGAGTCAAAATTAAAGATTTTCAAAAATATGGGAAAAGGTGATTATCTAATTTTGAATTATGAGGATGAAAATTTAAAGAATATAAAAAATAATAATATCAATATCCTTTATGTATCTTTAAGAGAAAAAGTAAATGGAATTTATTACTCACAGGGAAAATTTATAATTAATCTTTTTGATAAAAGAGAAATAATAGAAGATGAGTTTGAAAATTTTATAGGTCCTGGAAATAAGTATAATTTAGCTTTTTCCATTTTAGTAAGTTATCTTATGGGTATAAATAAGGAAAAAATTGTTCTAATTTTAAAAAAATTAAAACCACTACCTCATCGCCTTGAAATTGTTAAAAAGGAAAAGGATATTTTATGGATTAATGATTCAAAATCCACAAACCCTCATTCCGTCCTTTATGCTTTAAAATCTTTTAATAGCAAAAATATAATTCTTATACTCGGCGGGAAAAACAAAAATATTTCCTTTGATTCAATAAAAGAAGAAGTTAAAAAGAAGGTTAAAAAAATAATTCTTTATGGAGAAGCTGGTGAATTTCTTGAAAATAATTTAAGTGGCTTAAAAGAGATAAAAAGAGTTAAAACCGTAAAAGATGCTGTTTATGAAGCAAAAAGAAGTTCTGATAAGGGAGACATTGTTCTTTTCTCCCCAGGACTTGCAAGTTTTGATCAGTATAAAAATTATGCAGAACGTGGTGAGGATTTTAAAAGATGGGTGAAAGAAATTTAATTTTATCGGTTTTTATACTATCTCTTTTATCCTTTATCTTTCTTTTCTCCTCTAATTTTTACTCCTGGATATTTAAAGGTGAGGAAGTTTTTCTTGATACGCTTTTAAAAATTCTTTCAAGAAATATCTTAAATGTGGTTTCCTTCTTTATGGGAATTATTATTCCATTATCTTTTCTTAAAAGTACAAGATTTTTAATAAGTTGGTCACTTTTATTTTTCCTTTTAGTTCCCATTATTTTAGATATCTCAATAAAAAACACCTACAGATGGATTACATTTTATGATTTCACAATACAACCTTCAGAAATATTTAAAATTGGATTTTTACTTCAGATTTCCAATTTTTTAAGTGAGCCTCAAAATCCTCTGAGAGTATTAGGTTTTTTAACTTATCTTTTACTTGCCCTTATCTTTCTTTACCTTATACCTCACTTTTCAATGATAGTTTCTATAATATTTGTAACAGGAACTCTTATTTTCCTTAAAGGTATAAAATTCAAATACTTTCTAATAGCATTTATTATATTACCTCTTTTACTTCTTTCCCTTATATTTATAAAAAAAAGTTATGTAATGAGTAGAATAAAAAGTTATAGGAGTGGGGAAGTAGTATACCAAGTAAAACAAGCAAAAATAGCAATATCAAGAGGGGGAATTTTCGGGGTAGGTATCGGTAAAGGAAAAATTAAATATAAATTTTTACCAGATCTATCAAAGGACTTTATATTTTCTCTGATTGCAGAAGAAACAGGACTTGTTGGTATCTCTATTTTAATTTTTATTTATTTGATTTTAATTAAAAGTTTAATTGATAGTGCTCTTTTAATAGAAGATGAATTTTTTA includes these proteins:
- a CDS encoding division/cell wall cluster transcriptional repressor MraZ; amino-acid sequence: MGRNNRINPVDEKGRVSFPHDLRKVLSPDGNGKIILTRGPEKCIWVFSEREWKNFENAFREKGVGDFKNRSLMRLLLGDAVETEFDNHGRILIPGHLAEYAGIKRECRFVRMFAWIEIWDPARYEETIEKVKEEIDYDQYFGNFKF
- the rsmH gene encoding 16S rRNA (cytosine(1402)-N(4))-methyltransferase RsmH produces the protein MINTSVISNSEIKIHPSCMIKEVIEILKPENKKIIVDATFGTGGHSIHILKKTKGKLFAFEKDPFLYEKGKKTFENFKNFKIFNNSFTEIPEVLGKEGINKIDGIIFDFGLSFYHISSSNRGFTFKRKEILDMRYNPYENEELYKKLKKLTLKEIEFILKEYGELKNYKKTSLNIYKGIKEKEIKYTDEFNEIILKNIKYNKEKILQKVYQAFRIWINKEIENIKKTLSFLPQIMESGGIAVFLTYHSLEDRIIKNFLKTNSFKVITKKPITPSEKEIKEKPNCNSCKLRAGERI
- a CDS encoding penicillin-binding protein 2, which codes for MLKNKETFRIKIFKNIILISFFLIFYKAINFQLLPQGRIYEEEGEKEFIRIKKIKAKRGDIYDRNLIPLAISIIKDDEWTRKYPFGFITSNLIGFVNSEDRGLEGIEFEFDNILKGKDGMIELFRTADGKYSKLPESKIILPENGKDIILTIDIRIQKICSKILKDYAEKYNAKKGWACVINPSNGEILALSSYPFFDPENYYKFKEESFRNNNIQYLFEPGSVFKPLTAIYAIKNSKVKLNELFDVSKPIIIKDVIINDPEIEKKKKNYFTLEEIIVNSSNIGISKVAERLKMEELINFAYRCGFGNPTGILFPGESSGLIEKKKKLTKVDLLTFSFGQGLLVSPIQIALFYSAIANNGYLLHPVLVKGIKDEKNFREFNSKIITRKIFDKEECLIIKNFLRKVVEEGSGKKAKIEGLSICGKTGTSQKVINGKYSNELSVMSFVGFFPEENPEYLIYLGLDEPQNVRFSSEIIPEMFKKIVEEILLIKEIALYEP
- a CDS encoding UDP-N-acetylmuramoyl-L-alanyl-D-glutamate--2,6-diaminopimelate ligase, with product MNLKDLFKNLKGEFINFKNEEVKGISENSKEVEKNYVFITLKGTKTSGKNFIKEAIERGAICIVTDEKINEIKVPQFITEDVYGTMHKILQRFYSKPKFKIIGVTGTNGKSTITNYLSFVFDKLGIKNGVIGTLSSRVKDKIIFKGYTTPPATYLYRIFKEMEKEKIDYLFMEVTSHGLEQKRIYDITLEGLIYTGITRDHLDFHKTMENYYQAKKKAFYLLSKNAPSLINVENPYGKRIFEEIDNKNKKSYGFYLEELDYRIFIKYISSQGMGLKIEYNKREIDFETKLIGKFNAYNICAVFAMLKELGFKEEDFLKPLTEFEGIEGRLEKISSKKGFYIYIDYAHTPDALNASLETLKSLHPKKLITIFGAGGNRDKEKRPMMGRIASEYADILILTNDNPRFEDPIKIIEDIKSGIPEGELDKVIIEPDRRKAIKKGVELAEKGDIILIAGKGHEDYMEIKGEKIPFKDKDVVMEILEGNHERIS
- the murF gene encoding UDP-N-acetylmuramoyl-tripeptide--D-alanyl-D-alanine ligase, giving the protein MKELVEKILKDLKSVKIDSREIKEGDIFFALRGEKTHGAYFVEDALKRGAKLAILPKEFENKFKNEKIIFVEDTLKFLIELAKERRKNLKGKIIAITGTVGKTTLKFMLSHIMNKNNKKNFPSPKSYNNFIGASLTLLNAPPETDYIIMEAGINKEGEMEELREIIKPDLGILTKIGPGHLEGLKSIEKVVEEKSKLFEKLPPDGFLVVNKNSPYIHLIKTKANIVYYEVKEKNLKWDGKYFIYKNDFNFRINVPSFGMVENALSALKTSFLLKLNISEDIFDDFKFPELRMQLINYKDAIIILDAYNANPLSMEDAIKTGTFFNKKEKFLFMGDMLELGEYSEFYHREIARILKAKNYNAVFTLGEYSRFTSEESEKLGLFSSHYTDKNKMKEKLKEILERNVLIVIKGSRKMEMEKILEGVINVP
- the mraY gene encoding phospho-N-acetylmuramoyl-pentapeptide-transferase translates to MFLEFLYPLKSLWTPFNLFGYVTFRALYAAVTSFLLTIIIMPYYLKLSKKFNLREKIKEDVPEHHKKKEGTPTSGGLIIVISVIISLLLWADLKNPFIYAALLPFLGFSFVGFLDDIRKTKNRKGLNQVPKFLLQVIVTLIFISFYFFIYSPEIRFKTQMLFFKNILLSLDFLYPFLIFFMYLGTINSVNLTDGLDGLAAGVAAPVIFAFTVFAYVGGHFKIANYLNVLFIPKSWEISVFGSALLGSTIGFLWFNSYPAEIFMGDTGSHAIGGGIASMAALIKHELLLPIAGFVFVIEALSVMIQVFSYRRFGKRVFLIAPLHHHFEKKGFSEPKIVVRFWITSLIFSLIAVSTLKIR
- the murD gene encoding UDP-N-acetylmuramoyl-L-alanine--D-glutamate ligase is translated as MKNAIWGFGSSGKSVFSFMLKEGLKPFVIDKKFQNEHLLPLFDRIILSPGIALNHHQFRNLIKNSKTIIPELEFGFNLINGKIIAITGTNGKTTTTHLIYNILKENLKNKRVFLGGNIGKPLTDLYYREGIFVLEVSSFQLQFIKRFKPDIACILNISEDHLDSHNSFEEYRESKLKIFKNMGKGDYLILNYEDENLKNIKNNNINILYVSLREKVNGIYYSQGKFIINLFDKREIIEDEFENFIGPGNKYNLAFSILVSYLMGINKEKIVLILKKLKPLPHRLEIVKKEKDILWINDSKSTNPHSVLYALKSFNSKNIILILGGKNKNISFDSIKEEVKKKVKKIILYGEAGEFLENNLSGLKEIKRVKTVKDAVYEAKRSSDKGDIVLFSPGLASFDQYKNYAERGEDFKRWVKEI
- a CDS encoding FtsW/RodA/SpoVE family cell cycle protein, which produces MGERNLILSVFILSLLSFIFLFSSNFYSWIFKGEEVFLDTLLKILSRNILNVVSFFMGIIIPLSFLKSTRFLISWSLLFFLLVPIILDISIKNTYRWITFYDFTIQPSEIFKIGFLLQISNFLSEPQNPLRVLGFLTYLLLALIFLYLIPHFSMIVSIIFVTGTLIFLKGIKFKYFLIAFIILPLLLLSLIFIKKSYVMSRIKSYRSGEVVYQVKQAKIAISRGGIFGVGIGKGKIKYKFLPDLSKDFIFSLIAEETGLVGISILIFIYLILIKSLIDSALLIEDEFFKTYVLGTAIFTFFNVFVHISVNLGILPVTGVPLPLISYGGSSGITYSFLFGSCYNIIANREILREEKIELLWSRYS